The proteins below are encoded in one region of Struthio camelus isolate bStrCam1 chromosome 23, bStrCam1.hap1, whole genome shotgun sequence:
- the CTPS1 gene encoding CTP synthase 1 isoform X2, whose translation MKYILVTGGVISGIGKGIIASSIGTILKSCGLHVTSIKIDPYINIDAGTFSPYEHGEVFVLDDGGEVDLDLGNYERFLDIRLTKDNNLTTGKIYQYVINKERKGDYLGKTVQVVPHITDAIQEWVMRQARIPVDEDGIEPQVCVIELGGTVGDIESMPFIEAFRQFQFKAKRENFCNIHVSLVPQPSSTGEQKTKPTQNSVRELRGLGLSPDLIVCRCSTPLDTSVKEKISMFCHVEPEQVICVHDVSSIYRVPLLLEEQGVVDYFRHRLDLPIERQPRRMLMKWKEMADRYDRLLETCSIALVGKYTKFSDSYASVIKALEHSALAINHKLEIKYIDSADLEPATLQEEPVRYHEAWQKLCGADGVLVPGGFGVRGTEGKILAISWARKQKKPFLGVCLGMQLAVVEFARSVLGWQDANSTEFDPKTKHPVVIDMPEHNPGQMGGTMRLGKRRTLFQTKNSIMRKLYGDHDFLEERHRHRFEVNPELKSCFEEQGLKFVGQDEEGERMEVVELDEHPFFVGVQYHPEFLSRPIKPSPPYFGLLLASAGRLMHYLQKGCRLSPRDTYSDRSGSSSPDSEITELKFPSVNHD comes from the exons ATGAAGTACATCCTGGTCACGGGCGGGGTGATCTCGGGCATCGGCAAGGGGATCATCGCCAGCAGCATCGGCACCATTCTCAAATCCTGCGGGCTGCACGTCACCTCCATCAAGATCGACCCCTACATCAACATCGATGCTGGCACCTTTTCCCCCTATGAGCATG GAGAGGTGTTTGTGCTAGACGATGGAGGGGAAGTGGACCTGGATCTTGGTAACTATGAGCGCTTTCTTGATATCCGACTCACCAAAGACAACAATCTGACTACTGGGAAAATTTATCAGTATGTCATCaacaaggagaggaagggagactATCTTGGCAAAACTGTCCAAG ttgttccCCACATCACAGATGCTATACAAGAATGGGTAATGAGGCAGGCACGAATTCCTGTAGATGAAGATGGCATTGAACCCCAAGTGTGCGTGATTGAG ctTGGTGGAACAGTAGGCGATATTGAGAGCATGCCTTTCATTGAAGCTTTCCGCCAGTTCCAGTTCAAAgccaaaagagagaatttttgtaATATTCATGTCAGTCTAGTTCCCCAG CCAAGCTCTACAGGAGAGCAGAAGACTAAACCCACCCAGAACAGTGTTCGTGAACTCAGGGGTCTTGGTCTCTCGCCAGATCTG ATTGTTTGCAGGTGCTCCACTCCTTTGGATACCTcagtaaaagaaaagatttcaatgTTCTGTCATGTTGAACCAGAACAG GTCATCTGTGTTCATGATGTCTCTTCTATATACCGGGTTCCTCTGTTGTTAGAGGAGCAGGGAGTTGTTGACTACTTCAGACATAGGCTTGACCTTCCCATTGAGAGGCAGCCCAGGAGGATGCTCATGAAATGGAAGGAAATGGCTGACAG gtaTGACCGTCTCCTTGAAACGTGTTCCATTGCACTTGTTGGCAAATACACCAAGTTTTCAGATTCCTATGCATCTGTCATTAAAGCGCTAGAACATTCTGCACTGGCTATCAACCACAAACTTGAAatcaag TATATTGATTCTGCTGACTTGGAGCCAGCTACTCTACAGGAAGAACCTGTCCGATACCATGAAGCGTGGCAGAAGCTGTGTGGTGCTGA TGGAGTTCTTGTTCCTGGTGGATTTGGTGTTCGAGGAACAGAAGGCAAAATTCTAGCTATTTCCTgggcaagaaaacagaaaaaacctTTCTTAG GGGTTTGTTTGGGAATGCAATTAGCAGTTGTGGAATTTGCACGCAGTGTTCTTGGTTGGCAAG ATGCTAACTCGACAGAATTTGATCCCAAAACTAAACATCCAGTG GTCATTGACATGCCAGAACATAATCCTGGGCAAATGGGTGGGACCATGAGGCTTGGCAAGAGAAGAACACTCTTCCAAACAAAGAACTCGATCATGA GGAAGCTATATGGGGATCATGATTTCTTGGAAGAGAGACATAGACACAGATTTGAG GTCAATCCAGAAttgaaaagctgttttgaagAGCAAGGTTTGAAATTTGTAGGCCAGGATGAGGAGGGAGAGCGAATGGAAGTGGTTGAGTTGGATG agcATCCATTCTTTGTTGGTGTACAGTATCACCCTGAATTCCTCTCTAGACCAATTAAGCCATCTCCCCCATACTTTGGCCTCCTCTTGGCATCTGCTGGAAGGCTCATGCATTATCTACAAAAGGGCTGCAGGCTCTCACCCAG GGACACCTACAGCGATAGAAGTGGCAGCAGCTCACCCGACTCGGAGATAACAGAACTGAAGTTTCCATCAGTAAATCATGACTGA
- the CTPS1 gene encoding CTP synthase 1 isoform X1 → MRLTAEPACCCPPARARAHARPLPRFPPARHAPSSRRHGARRAQAARQMKYILVTGGVISGIGKGIIASSIGTILKSCGLHVTSIKIDPYINIDAGTFSPYEHGEVFVLDDGGEVDLDLGNYERFLDIRLTKDNNLTTGKIYQYVINKERKGDYLGKTVQVVPHITDAIQEWVMRQARIPVDEDGIEPQVCVIELGGTVGDIESMPFIEAFRQFQFKAKRENFCNIHVSLVPQPSSTGEQKTKPTQNSVRELRGLGLSPDLIVCRCSTPLDTSVKEKISMFCHVEPEQVICVHDVSSIYRVPLLLEEQGVVDYFRHRLDLPIERQPRRMLMKWKEMADRYDRLLETCSIALVGKYTKFSDSYASVIKALEHSALAINHKLEIKYIDSADLEPATLQEEPVRYHEAWQKLCGADGVLVPGGFGVRGTEGKILAISWARKQKKPFLGVCLGMQLAVVEFARSVLGWQDANSTEFDPKTKHPVVIDMPEHNPGQMGGTMRLGKRRTLFQTKNSIMRKLYGDHDFLEERHRHRFEVNPELKSCFEEQGLKFVGQDEEGERMEVVELDEHPFFVGVQYHPEFLSRPIKPSPPYFGLLLASAGRLMHYLQKGCRLSPRDTYSDRSGSSSPDSEITELKFPSVNHD, encoded by the exons ATGCGCCTCACAGCCGAGCCGgcttgctgctgcccccctgcgcgcgcgcgcgcgcacgcacggcCGCTCCCTcgcttcccccccgcccgccacgcACCCTCCTCGCGCCGCCACGGGGCCCGGCGGGCACAg GCAGCGAGGCAGATGAAGTACATCCTGGTCACGGGCGGGGTGATCTCGGGCATCGGCAAGGGGATCATCGCCAGCAGCATCGGCACCATTCTCAAATCCTGCGGGCTGCACGTCACCTCCATCAAGATCGACCCCTACATCAACATCGATGCTGGCACCTTTTCCCCCTATGAGCATG GAGAGGTGTTTGTGCTAGACGATGGAGGGGAAGTGGACCTGGATCTTGGTAACTATGAGCGCTTTCTTGATATCCGACTCACCAAAGACAACAATCTGACTACTGGGAAAATTTATCAGTATGTCATCaacaaggagaggaagggagactATCTTGGCAAAACTGTCCAAG ttgttccCCACATCACAGATGCTATACAAGAATGGGTAATGAGGCAGGCACGAATTCCTGTAGATGAAGATGGCATTGAACCCCAAGTGTGCGTGATTGAG ctTGGTGGAACAGTAGGCGATATTGAGAGCATGCCTTTCATTGAAGCTTTCCGCCAGTTCCAGTTCAAAgccaaaagagagaatttttgtaATATTCATGTCAGTCTAGTTCCCCAG CCAAGCTCTACAGGAGAGCAGAAGACTAAACCCACCCAGAACAGTGTTCGTGAACTCAGGGGTCTTGGTCTCTCGCCAGATCTG ATTGTTTGCAGGTGCTCCACTCCTTTGGATACCTcagtaaaagaaaagatttcaatgTTCTGTCATGTTGAACCAGAACAG GTCATCTGTGTTCATGATGTCTCTTCTATATACCGGGTTCCTCTGTTGTTAGAGGAGCAGGGAGTTGTTGACTACTTCAGACATAGGCTTGACCTTCCCATTGAGAGGCAGCCCAGGAGGATGCTCATGAAATGGAAGGAAATGGCTGACAG gtaTGACCGTCTCCTTGAAACGTGTTCCATTGCACTTGTTGGCAAATACACCAAGTTTTCAGATTCCTATGCATCTGTCATTAAAGCGCTAGAACATTCTGCACTGGCTATCAACCACAAACTTGAAatcaag TATATTGATTCTGCTGACTTGGAGCCAGCTACTCTACAGGAAGAACCTGTCCGATACCATGAAGCGTGGCAGAAGCTGTGTGGTGCTGA TGGAGTTCTTGTTCCTGGTGGATTTGGTGTTCGAGGAACAGAAGGCAAAATTCTAGCTATTTCCTgggcaagaaaacagaaaaaacctTTCTTAG GGGTTTGTTTGGGAATGCAATTAGCAGTTGTGGAATTTGCACGCAGTGTTCTTGGTTGGCAAG ATGCTAACTCGACAGAATTTGATCCCAAAACTAAACATCCAGTG GTCATTGACATGCCAGAACATAATCCTGGGCAAATGGGTGGGACCATGAGGCTTGGCAAGAGAAGAACACTCTTCCAAACAAAGAACTCGATCATGA GGAAGCTATATGGGGATCATGATTTCTTGGAAGAGAGACATAGACACAGATTTGAG GTCAATCCAGAAttgaaaagctgttttgaagAGCAAGGTTTGAAATTTGTAGGCCAGGATGAGGAGGGAGAGCGAATGGAAGTGGTTGAGTTGGATG agcATCCATTCTTTGTTGGTGTACAGTATCACCCTGAATTCCTCTCTAGACCAATTAAGCCATCTCCCCCATACTTTGGCCTCCTCTTGGCATCTGCTGGAAGGCTCATGCATTATCTACAAAAGGGCTGCAGGCTCTCACCCAG GGACACCTACAGCGATAGAAGTGGCAGCAGCTCACCCGACTCGGAGATAACAGAACTGAAGTTTCCATCAGTAAATCATGACTGA